One genomic region from Leptospira tipperaryensis encodes:
- a CDS encoding diguanylate cyclase domain-containing protein, whose translation MNNYSAKILIVEDENIVARDIRDRLVKIGYPFPAIAKNGADALRSASELKPDIILMDIMLTRGKIDGVEVATELRLTMDVPVVYITAYADDQTLVRTKQTEPYGYILKPVRTLELQIAIEIALNKHKMEKKLKENQQLLLTTLESIGDAVIATDAFGNVTFMNRISEGFTGWSISDVSGKKIQEIVRIVSYSEQDEQTDPISYILQNKEQILFVSDIRLIDKFGRDRPIECTASLIQMEDGITLGAVLVFRDVTERKVTEECVRYLAYHDPLTGLPNRTLLFERFKKNIEIARPKRKEYTMSFLFLDIDDFKKINDSMGHSTGDRLLQEFSERMKAIVREDDIVVRLSGDEFIIILNDLANPIDAEKVVKKLFSSLKKPFSIEGFSITLNVSIGISIYPKDSSDLDQLIRYADSAMYKSKLKGKNSYSFYSLENDIKVV comes from the coding sequence ATGAATAACTATTCGGCAAAAATTTTGATTGTGGAAGATGAGAATATTGTCGCGAGAGATATACGCGATCGGCTGGTCAAGATAGGTTATCCATTTCCAGCAATTGCCAAAAACGGCGCGGACGCATTACGATCTGCCTCCGAATTAAAGCCAGATATCATCTTGATGGATATAATGTTGACGCGGGGAAAAATCGACGGAGTCGAAGTGGCAACTGAGCTTCGGTTAACAATGGATGTACCCGTGGTTTATATCACCGCCTATGCGGATGATCAGACATTGGTTCGGACAAAACAAACGGAGCCTTACGGTTACATACTTAAACCTGTGAGGACTCTGGAACTTCAGATAGCTATCGAAATCGCTTTGAATAAACATAAGATGGAGAAAAAGCTGAAAGAGAATCAACAACTTCTCTTAACAACTCTTGAAAGTATTGGAGACGCTGTGATTGCGACGGACGCGTTCGGAAACGTTACGTTTATGAATCGGATTTCGGAAGGTTTTACCGGTTGGAGTATTTCTGATGTCAGCGGGAAAAAGATTCAAGAGATTGTTAGAATCGTTTCGTATTCCGAGCAGGATGAACAGACGGACCCGATTTCTTATATTTTGCAGAATAAGGAACAGATTCTTTTTGTAAGCGATATACGTTTGATCGATAAATTTGGAAGGGATAGACCGATCGAATGTACGGCTTCTCTCATTCAAATGGAAGACGGGATTACCTTAGGGGCGGTGCTCGTTTTTAGAGATGTGACGGAACGGAAAGTCACTGAGGAATGCGTAAGATATCTTGCGTATCATGATCCGCTTACTGGATTGCCGAACCGAACTCTACTTTTTGAACGTTTTAAAAAAAACATAGAGATTGCGAGACCAAAACGAAAAGAATACACAATGTCTTTTCTATTTTTAGATATCGACGATTTTAAGAAAATAAACGATTCCATGGGGCACTCGACCGGAGATAGATTGTTACAGGAATTTTCCGAGCGAATGAAGGCGATTGTTCGGGAAGACGATATTGTGGTAAGACTTTCAGGCGACGAGTTTATAATTATTTTAAACGATCTGGCAAATCCGATCGACGCGGAAAAGGTGGTCAAAAAATTATTCTCCTCTTTGAAAAAACCTTTTTCAATAGAAGGATTCTCGATTACGCTTAACGTTAGCATCGGGATTTCAATTTATCCGAAAGACAGCTCCGACCTTGATCAACTGATTCGTTATGCCGACTCAGCGATGTACAAATCTAAATTAAAGGGAAAAAATTCATATTCGTTTTATTCATTAGAAAATGATATAAAAGTTGTGTGA
- a CDS encoding response regulator, protein MISILLADDHALIREGLKKVLSKENDMEVIFEAENAQQILDFLLKKNANILILDINLPGMSGLDALKYIQKLSPDLRVLMLSMYPEDRFAVRALKSGAAGYLTKSSAAEELVTAIRKIDSGNRYLSSEATEILLREISGSSDKLLHETLSEREFQIMLLLVQGKNTREISQDLVLSLNTINTYRARVLNKMKVKTIQELIRYAYDQRLLE, encoded by the coding sequence ATGATTTCTATCTTACTTGCGGACGATCACGCCTTGATTCGAGAAGGTTTAAAAAAAGTCCTCTCAAAAGAAAACGATATGGAAGTTATCTTTGAGGCGGAAAACGCTCAACAGATATTGGACTTTTTACTTAAAAAGAATGCGAATATTTTAATTCTTGATATCAATCTGCCCGGTATGAGCGGTTTGGATGCGCTTAAGTATATTCAAAAACTTTCTCCGGATTTGAGAGTTCTTATGCTGAGTATGTATCCGGAAGATCGTTTTGCCGTGAGGGCTTTAAAATCAGGAGCGGCCGGATATTTAACAAAAAGCAGCGCCGCTGAAGAATTGGTAACGGCAATCCGTAAAATCGATTCCGGAAATCGCTATCTCAGTTCTGAAGCAACGGAAATCCTATTGAGGGAAATTTCAGGTTCTTCTGATAAACTTTTACACGAAACGCTTTCTGAACGTGAATTTCAGATTATGCTCCTTTTGGTTCAGGGAAAGAATACGAGAGAAATTTCACAGGATTTGGTTTTGAGTTTAAATACGATCAATACCTATCGTGCCCGGGTATTGAATAAAATGAAAGTGAAAACGATTCAAGAGCTGATTCGTTACGCCTATGATCAGAGACTTTTAGAATAA
- a CDS encoding HAMP domain-containing protein: MTDSATAELTEKDSLDLKKILEVLSAFKRGDLSQRMPLDCVGISGKIADVLNDIVDQNYRMVKEFERISNEVGQEGKISQRINAVAATGSWAACMDSVNSLIGNLVQPNTEVMRVIGAVAGGDLSQNMSLEIEGRPLKGEFLRTAKIVNTMVDQLNSFASEVTRVAREVGTEGKLGGQAEVRGVAGTWKDLTDSVNSMASNLTGQVRNIADVTTAVARGDLSKKITVDVKGEILELKNTINTMVDQLNSFASEVTRVAKEVGTEGKLGGQADVRGVAGTWKDLTDSVNSMASNLTGQVRDIAEVTKAVATGDLSKKITVDVKGEILELKDTINTMVDQLNSFASEVTRVAKEVGTEGKLGGQADVRGVAGTWKDLTDSVNSMASNLTGQVRNIADVTTAVARGDLSKKITVDVKGEILELKNTINTMVDQLNSFASEVTRVAKEVGTEGILGGQADVRGVAGTWKDLTDSVNSMASNLTGQVRNIADVTTAVARGDLSKKITVDVKGEILELKDTINTMVDQLNSFASEVTRVAKEVGTEGILGGQADVRGVAGTWKDLTDSVNFMANNLTTQVRGIAKVVTSVANGDLKKKLYLEAKGEIAELSDTINDMIDTLGLFGDQVTTVAREVGIEGKLGGQASVPGAAGLWRDLTDNVNQLASNLTTQVRAIAEVATGVTKGDLSRTVMVKAAGEVAALSDNINEMIRNLRETTRINTEQDWLKTNLAKFTRLLQGQRNLVNVSKLILSELAPLVSAQHGAFFITEMIENEPSLKLLVSYAYQERKYVSNRFRPGEGLVGQCFLEKERILLTHVPSDYIKISSALGEAAPLNIVVLPVLFEGEVKAIIELASFSNFTPIHLNFLDQLTESIGIVLNTIAASMRTEELLIQSQTLTEELQGRQEELTKTNERLEDQAKSLQASEDLLKDQREELQEKNDELEEKARLLAKNNNEVERKNMEVEQARHSLEEKARQLALTSRYKSEFLANMSHELRTPLNNMLILSRLLFDSESDNLSGKQIEYARTIHSSGNDLLQLINDILDLSKIESGKMTVDLDSVSFRELAEYLERSFRETARNKELKFQVDLNSELPVRMTTDLQRLQQILRNLLSNAFKFTEKGSVLLHIKTVSEGWSAEHKILDHAGSVIEFSVIDTGIGIPPEKQSLIFEAFRQADGSTSRKYGGTGLGLSISKEITRLLGGELRLISEPGVGSTFSLYLPSEYVPTEESLLEEENLKEDSKWVQPPVLDERGGTYIPNIFKEVPFRENNRSPFKMIEDDRSELSGEVLLIIEAEETLARQLLQLVRKNGFKALVALDGKTGLSLLKAYSVHAIILDFNLSDMNGWFILNWLKRDPKFRHVPILIVSDDIQWRRSLRMGALGQITKPVDEESLLHAIDKMRKFIERRPKLLLIADDNEEQTSKLIELIENSDIRIETASSSKDMIERMQKNQMDCLIVSSKFSGGNIFDLIKEINQLGLDQLPIVIYSEGPLNQNELIKIQSLKDTNTIKEVETMSALVEETAVFLHRSQESMSISQRKMILDSSHNDPILKGHKVLIVDDDVRNIFALTSVFERQKMKVAFAENASEGIRILQDTPDIEIVIMDVMMPDMDGYEAMRAIRSMDKFVSLPIVAVTAKAMKGDREKCIEAGATDYITKPVDVDQLLSLLHVWLCR; this comes from the coding sequence ATGACAGATTCAGCAACGGCAGAGCTAACCGAAAAAGACTCCCTCGATTTAAAAAAAATACTAGAAGTCCTCTCGGCCTTTAAGAGAGGAGATCTTTCCCAAAGAATGCCGTTGGATTGTGTAGGAATTTCGGGTAAGATCGCAGACGTACTCAATGATATTGTAGATCAAAATTATCGAATGGTTAAAGAATTCGAGCGGATCAGTAACGAGGTCGGTCAGGAAGGTAAGATTTCTCAAAGAATCAACGCAGTTGCGGCCACCGGTTCTTGGGCGGCTTGTATGGACTCCGTGAACTCCTTAATCGGAAACTTAGTACAACCGAATACGGAAGTCATGAGAGTGATCGGAGCGGTCGCCGGCGGTGACCTTTCTCAGAACATGTCTTTGGAAATCGAAGGACGTCCATTGAAAGGGGAATTCCTTCGAACAGCCAAAATCGTAAACACGATGGTGGACCAGTTAAATTCTTTCGCGTCGGAAGTGACGCGGGTGGCTCGTGAAGTAGGAACGGAAGGAAAGCTCGGAGGACAAGCCGAGGTTCGTGGTGTCGCGGGAACATGGAAGGATTTAACAGATAGCGTAAACTCGATGGCTTCAAACTTGACGGGACAGGTTCGTAACATTGCGGATGTGACGACCGCCGTAGCACGGGGTGACTTGTCTAAGAAGATTACCGTGGACGTCAAGGGTGAGATCTTAGAACTCAAGAATACGATCAATACGATGGTGGACCAGTTAAATTCTTTCGCATCGGAAGTAACGCGGGTTGCAAAAGAAGTGGGAACGGAAGGAAAGCTTGGCGGTCAAGCTGACGTTCGTGGTGTTGCGGGAACTTGGAAGGATTTAACAGACAGCGTAAACTCAATGGCTTCGAACCTGACGGGACAGGTTCGTGATATTGCGGAAGTGACTAAGGCCGTTGCAACGGGTGATTTGTCTAAGAAGATTACCGTGGACGTTAAGGGTGAGATCTTAGAACTCAAAGACACGATCAACACGATGGTGGATCAGTTAAATTCTTTCGCATCGGAAGTGACGCGGGTTGCAAAAGAAGTGGGAACGGAAGGAAAGCTCGGAGGACAGGCCGACGTTCGAGGTGTTGCTGGAACTTGGAAGGATTTGACAGACAGCGTAAACTCGATGGCTTCGAACCTGACGGGACAGGTTCGTAACATTGCTGATGTGACGACTGCCGTAGCGCGCGGTGACTTGTCTAAGAAGATTACTGTAGATGTTAAGGGTGAGATCTTAGAACTCAAGAATACGATCAACACGATGGTGGATCAGTTAAATTCTTTCGCATCGGAAGTAACGCGGGTTGCAAAAGAAGTGGGAACGGAGGGAATCCTTGGCGGTCAAGCCGACGTTCGTGGTGTCGCGGGAACTTGGAAGGATTTAACAGACAGCGTAAACTCAATGGCTTCGAACCTGACGGGACAGGTTCGTAACATTGCGGATGTGACGACCGCCGTAGCACGGGGTGACTTGTCTAAGAAGATTACCGTGGACGTTAAGGGTGAGATCTTAGAACTCAAAGACACGATCAACACGATGGTGGATCAGTTAAATTCTTTCGCATCGGAAGTAACGCGGGTTGCAAAAGAAGTGGGAACGGAGGGAATCCTTGGCGGTCAAGCTGACGTTCGTGGTGTTGCGGGAACTTGGAAGGATTTAACAGACAGCGTAAACTTCATGGCGAACAACCTTACTACTCAGGTTCGGGGTATTGCAAAGGTCGTAACTTCGGTCGCGAATGGTGATTTAAAAAAGAAACTCTATTTAGAAGCAAAAGGAGAGATCGCCGAACTCTCCGATACGATCAACGACATGATCGATACGCTCGGTCTCTTTGGTGATCAGGTAACTACCGTCGCACGCGAGGTTGGGATTGAAGGTAAGTTGGGTGGTCAGGCGAGCGTGCCGGGTGCGGCGGGTTTGTGGAGAGATCTTACCGATAACGTAAACCAATTGGCAAGTAACTTAACTACCCAGGTGAGAGCGATCGCAGAAGTTGCGACGGGGGTAACGAAAGGTGATTTATCCAGAACCGTAATGGTAAAAGCCGCGGGAGAAGTGGCCGCACTTTCGGATAACATCAACGAGATGATTCGAAATCTTCGTGAAACGACTAGAATCAATACGGAACAAGATTGGTTAAAGACGAATCTCGCTAAGTTTACCCGGTTATTACAAGGTCAAAGAAATTTAGTAAACGTGAGTAAGCTCATTCTATCGGAATTAGCCCCGCTTGTTTCGGCACAACACGGCGCATTTTTTATTACGGAGATGATAGAAAATGAACCTTCTCTCAAATTGCTTGTAAGCTACGCGTATCAAGAACGAAAGTATGTTTCAAATCGATTCCGACCCGGGGAAGGATTGGTCGGTCAATGTTTTCTTGAAAAAGAAAGAATTCTTCTCACTCACGTTCCATCCGATTACATCAAGATTAGTTCGGCATTGGGCGAAGCCGCCCCATTGAATATCGTAGTCTTACCCGTATTGTTTGAAGGCGAGGTTAAGGCGATTATAGAATTGGCTTCCTTTTCGAATTTCACACCCATCCATTTAAACTTTTTAGATCAATTGACTGAAAGTATCGGAATCGTTTTGAATACGATCGCGGCGAGTATGCGGACTGAAGAACTTTTGATTCAATCGCAGACTCTTACGGAGGAGTTGCAAGGTCGTCAGGAAGAATTGACTAAGACGAACGAACGATTGGAAGATCAGGCGAAATCACTTCAAGCTTCCGAAGATCTCCTGAAAGATCAGAGAGAAGAGTTGCAGGAAAAAAACGATGAGCTGGAAGAGAAGGCGAGACTGCTTGCAAAAAACAACAACGAAGTCGAACGCAAAAATATGGAAGTAGAACAAGCTCGACATTCTTTGGAGGAGAAAGCCAGACAACTTGCCCTTACTTCAAGATATAAGTCTGAATTCTTGGCAAACATGTCGCATGAACTAAGGACTCCGCTCAATAATATGTTGATTCTATCCAGACTGTTGTTCGATAGCGAGAGCGACAATCTTTCCGGGAAACAAATAGAATATGCGCGTACAATCCATAGTTCAGGAAACGATTTGCTTCAGTTGATTAACGATATATTAGATTTATCTAAAATAGAATCCGGAAAAATGACTGTAGATCTTGACTCGGTTTCCTTTAGAGAACTTGCAGAATATCTGGAGAGATCCTTTCGAGAAACTGCAAGAAATAAGGAGCTTAAGTTTCAAGTAGACTTGAATTCCGAACTTCCCGTTCGGATGACAACGGATTTACAGAGGTTACAACAGATTCTTAGAAATCTACTTTCAAACGCCTTTAAGTTTACCGAAAAAGGAAGTGTACTTTTACATATCAAAACGGTTAGTGAAGGCTGGAGCGCAGAACATAAAATTCTAGACCACGCAGGATCGGTAATCGAGTTCTCTGTAATCGATACGGGTATCGGGATTCCGCCCGAAAAACAAAGTCTTATCTTTGAAGCATTTCGTCAGGCAGATGGAAGCACTAGTAGAAAATACGGAGGTACGGGTTTAGGTCTTTCTATCAGTAAGGAAATCACTCGATTGCTTGGAGGTGAGCTCCGACTTATAAGCGAACCCGGAGTAGGAAGCACTTTCTCTCTTTATCTTCCGTCCGAATACGTACCGACTGAAGAATCTCTTTTGGAGGAAGAAAATCTTAAAGAAGATTCGAAATGGGTGCAACCCCCCGTGCTGGATGAGCGCGGCGGAACTTATATTCCAAATATATTTAAGGAAGTACCTTTTCGAGAAAACAATCGATCTCCTTTTAAGATGATAGAAGACGATCGTTCCGAGCTTTCCGGCGAAGTTTTATTGATCATAGAAGCGGAGGAAACGTTAGCAAGGCAACTTTTACAATTAGTAAGAAAGAACGGATTCAAGGCATTGGTTGCATTGGATGGAAAGACCGGACTTTCTCTTTTAAAGGCTTATTCAGTCCATGCGATTATTCTCGATTTTAATCTGAGCGATATGAACGGCTGGTTCATTCTCAATTGGTTAAAAAGAGATCCAAAGTTTCGACACGTTCCGATTTTGATCGTTTCCGACGATATTCAATGGAGAAGAAGTTTGAGAATGGGCGCTCTCGGACAAATTACAAAACCCGTAGACGAAGAGTCTTTGTTACACGCAATCGATAAGATGAGAAAGTTTATAGAAAGACGTCCAAAACTTTTGCTGATTGCCGACGATAACGAAGAACAAACGAGTAAGTTGATCGAGCTAATCGAAAATTCTGATATTAGAATAGAGACCGCGTCTTCTTCAAAGGATATGATTGAAAGGATGCAAAAGAATCAGATGGATTGTTTGATTGTTTCCTCCAAATTTTCGGGGGGCAATATTTTCGATCTTATCAAAGAAATCAATCAACTAGGATTGGATCAACTTCCAATTGTGATTTATTCTGAAGGCCCGTTAAATCAGAACGAATTGATTAAGATACAAAGCCTTAAAGATACGAATACGATCAAAGAGGTGGAAACGATGTCCGCCTTGGTTGAGGAAACGGCGGTTTTTCTGCACAGATCTCAAGAAAGTATGTCGATCTCCCAGAGAAAAATGATTCTGGATTCTTCTCATAACGATCCTATATTAAAAGGTCATAAAGTATTAATTGTGGACGATGACGTTCGTAATATCTTCGCACTTACAAGCGTATTCGAAAGACAAAAAATGAAAGTCGCATTTGCGGAGAACGCTAGTGAAGGTATCCGGATTTTACAAGATACTCCTGATATAGAAATTGTCATCATGGATGTGATGATGCCCGATATGGATGGATATGAAGCGATGAGAGCAATCCGATCTATGGATAAGTTCGTTTCACTTCCGATCGTAGCCGTTACTGCTAAGGCGATGAAGGGGGATAGGGAAAAATGTATCGAAGCGGGAGCTACTGATTATATCACAAAGCCGGTAGACGTGGATCAATTGCTCTCCCTTCTGCACGTTTGGCTATGTAGATAG
- a CDS encoding VOC family protein, giving the protein MKKSKLIQMHNVGIVVESLDKAISFFTEIGLTLEGRANVEGEWAGRVTGLDSQNVEIAMMVTPDGHSRLELSQFITPPTIADHRTAPVNSLGYLRVMFTVDNIDELVSRLIKHGAQLVGEVVQYEDVYRLCYIRGPEGILIGLAEQLGQKSATDILEKS; this is encoded by the coding sequence ATGAAAAAAAGTAAATTAATACAAATGCATAATGTCGGTATCGTTGTAGAATCTCTCGACAAGGCCATTTCATTTTTTACAGAGATCGGACTGACGTTGGAAGGACGAGCAAATGTTGAAGGGGAATGGGCTGGACGCGTGACCGGGCTTGATTCTCAGAACGTAGAGATTGCTATGATGGTTACCCCCGATGGACACAGTCGCCTCGAACTTTCCCAATTTATCACCCCGCCAACTATAGCAGACCACAGGACTGCTCCTGTAAACTCCCTCGGGTATTTACGCGTTATGTTCACAGTCGACAATATCGACGAATTGGTATCCAGACTTATCAAACATGGAGCTCAGTTGGTTGGCGAAGTGGTTCAGTATGAAGACGTCTATCGGCTCTGCTATATCCGTGGTCCTGAAGGGATTCTTATCGGATTGGCAGAACAACTCGGTCAGAAGTCAGCGACAGATATATTAGAAAAATCTTAA
- a CDS encoding phasin-related domain-containing protein: MDLKIRDGLNACFGILKITNESVEKIKADASKSFQELSAKGATDNSEFASRLRSLAEKVLDAYTSVSNEFERGYKDVRVKFSEAAEHLTTSGKKEEAPVSRKKAAA; this comes from the coding sequence ATGGATTTGAAAATCAGAGACGGATTGAATGCCTGTTTTGGAATCTTAAAGATTACAAACGAGAGCGTAGAAAAAATCAAAGCGGATGCAAGTAAGAGTTTTCAAGAATTGAGTGCGAAAGGGGCAACCGATAATTCTGAATTCGCTTCAAGGCTGCGAAGCCTCGCAGAAAAAGTTTTAGATGCTTATACAAGTGTTTCAAACGAGTTCGAAAGAGGATATAAGGACGTTCGCGTGAAGTTTTCAGAAGCCGCTGAACACCTAACAACGTCAGGCAAAAAGGAAGAGGCACCGGTTTCTCGTAAAAAGGCAGCCGCTTAG
- a CDS encoding GAF domain-containing sensor histidine kinase, whose product MNESSNSPVVEEKIWEQLSTVSTSISVPFFVLDKEWRIVYSNEEASSKYQYRIANLWRELLTIKDHIGDLLEFTFETKIPSLGNSNEQVDVYVFIWKLQFYDKYCVILKDKPSSLHQDGIDLAFVFRNIRREIDDFFNIQDSKIEKGSFEEHEGTDVFRIELLKKISLLDLMQQVATAANETKDLEALLQFTMDRVCVIAGWKLGRIELFAGAESRLVPNPIWYSGEEKAVKEFRSLVETLELELPLKVLKERKTIWFEDFLENFGYNSKELAYRAVINSALAVPIWNGENIVGVMEFFINSENSDPSLIAVLSHVASQIGRAFERKNAEANLRKSQEQLRALSARLQEVREEERILIAREIHDELGQILTVLKIEITLYKRNIVSPDSSDNKIIKDLDSMIHLVDTAIESTQRIATELRPLLLEELGLFEGIEWYGEEFQKRTGIVCTVTKTVLKSSLSKEIAIALFRIFQETLTNVARHSKATSVSVFIEEDDSFVALTISDNGIGIKEKELLDSKSLGIIGIRERAIVLGGTVEISGAQEKGTSVVVRIPILKSSFGSET is encoded by the coding sequence GTGAATGAATCTTCAAACAGTCCGGTGGTTGAGGAAAAGATTTGGGAACAATTATCCACAGTATCGACGAGTATCTCCGTTCCATTCTTTGTTTTAGATAAAGAATGGAGAATTGTTTATTCCAATGAAGAGGCGAGTTCGAAGTATCAATATCGTATCGCTAATCTTTGGCGGGAATTGCTAACTATTAAGGATCATATCGGCGATCTTCTTGAATTTACGTTTGAAACGAAAATCCCAAGTTTAGGAAATTCAAATGAACAAGTTGATGTTTATGTATTCATTTGGAAATTGCAGTTTTATGATAAATACTGCGTAATCCTAAAAGATAAACCGTCTTCCCTCCATCAAGACGGAATCGATCTTGCTTTCGTTTTTAGAAACATAAGAAGAGAAATAGATGATTTCTTTAATATTCAAGATTCTAAAATTGAAAAAGGATCTTTTGAAGAGCACGAAGGCACGGATGTCTTTCGCATTGAATTGCTTAAAAAAATTTCCCTTTTGGACTTGATGCAGCAGGTGGCGACAGCGGCAAATGAGACAAAAGATCTTGAAGCCCTATTACAATTCACGATGGATCGAGTGTGTGTCATCGCGGGATGGAAATTAGGTCGTATTGAATTGTTCGCGGGAGCCGAGTCCCGCCTCGTTCCGAATCCGATTTGGTATTCCGGAGAAGAAAAGGCAGTAAAGGAATTTAGATCTTTGGTTGAAACTTTAGAATTGGAACTTCCTCTGAAAGTCCTGAAGGAAAGGAAAACGATTTGGTTCGAAGATTTTTTAGAGAATTTCGGTTATAATTCCAAGGAGCTTGCCTACCGCGCGGTTATTAATTCTGCACTTGCCGTTCCTATATGGAACGGAGAAAACATCGTTGGAGTGATGGAATTTTTTATAAATTCTGAGAATTCGGATCCGTCGCTCATTGCAGTTTTATCTCATGTCGCTTCGCAAATTGGAAGGGCTTTTGAAAGAAAGAATGCGGAGGCAAATCTTCGAAAGTCGCAAGAACAACTGAGGGCTCTTTCAGCCCGTCTTCAGGAGGTTAGGGAAGAAGAACGAATTTTAATTGCCCGTGAAATTCATGATGAACTAGGTCAAATTCTTACTGTCCTTAAAATTGAAATCACATTATATAAACGAAATATAGTTTCGCCCGATTCTTCGGATAATAAAATTATAAAGGATCTTGATTCAATGATTCATTTGGTTGATACCGCGATCGAATCGACACAAAGGATCGCGACAGAGTTGCGTCCCTTGTTGTTGGAGGAGTTAGGATTATTCGAAGGAATTGAATGGTACGGAGAAGAATTTCAAAAACGAACGGGTATCGTATGTACGGTTACTAAGACCGTATTAAAATCTTCTTTGAGCAAAGAAATTGCGATCGCTTTATTCCGTATTTTCCAAGAGACGCTTACGAATGTTGCGCGTCATTCGAAGGCGACTTCCGTAAGCGTTTTCATTGAAGAAGACGATTCTTTTGTTGCTCTGACAATTTCTGACAACGGGATCGGCATCAAAGAGAAAGAACTTTTGGATTCAAAGTCGTTGGGTATTATCGGGATACGAGAACGTGCTATTGTCCTTGGGGGTACGGTCGAAATTTCCGGGGCTCAAGAGAAAGGCACGAGTGTAGTGGTTCGAATTCCGATTCTAAAATCTTCATTCGGTTCTGAAACATGA
- a CDS encoding histidine kinase dimerization/phosphoacceptor domain -containing protein — protein sequence MSSQVKVNVLIVDDNPDNLWVMEKILISPELNLIKARSGDEALKALLEPDGFALIFMDVRMPGLDGFEVASLIRQREKCAQIPIIFLTAYGNNESWMFKGYSLGAVDFLIKPVAPEILKSKASVFVDLHKKNQILTLQDELLRESHDKLEQRVEERTAELNKVNQNLINEISDRERAEDALRNSLREKEVLLREIHHRVKNNLQIVSSILNLQSNYITDSKSFDLFEDAQSRIKSIALIHELLYQNKDLAQMDFKEYLYNLTSNLLRTYRVNSEINFEIEADAIFLTLDSAIHCGLIVTELVTNSLKYGFKGRNKGNIYISIKNLEEGFVLTVEDDGIGFPEEIDFNQTDSLGLQLVNILSDQIGATLTLDRTGGTKFKLTAMDWSRVKK from the coding sequence ATGTCTTCACAAGTAAAAGTGAATGTTCTGATCGTGGATGATAATCCGGACAATCTTTGGGTTATGGAAAAAATTCTGATAAGTCCTGAGTTGAATCTTATCAAAGCGCGTTCCGGCGACGAGGCGCTGAAAGCCTTATTGGAACCGGACGGTTTTGCTTTGATTTTTATGGATGTAAGAATGCCGGGGTTGGACGGGTTTGAAGTTGCGTCTCTTATTCGCCAAAGAGAAAAATGTGCACAGATTCCAATCATCTTTCTAACCGCCTATGGAAACAATGAGTCTTGGATGTTTAAAGGATATTCATTGGGCGCGGTTGACTTTCTGATAAAGCCGGTCGCTCCCGAAATCTTAAAATCGAAAGCTTCAGTTTTTGTCGATCTTCATAAAAAAAATCAAATTCTAACGCTTCAAGATGAATTGTTGAGAGAAAGCCATGATAAACTGGAACAAAGAGTCGAAGAAAGAACCGCAGAATTGAATAAAGTAAATCAAAACTTAATCAATGAAATTTCCGATAGGGAACGGGCTGAAGACGCTTTGAGAAACTCATTGCGTGAAAAGGAAGTTTTACTTCGTGAAATTCATCATAGAGTTAAGAATAATCTTCAGATCGTTTCTAGTATTCTAAATCTTCAATCAAATTATATAACCGATTCTAAGTCTTTCGATTTGTTCGAAGATGCTCAATCAAGAATCAAATCCATCGCTCTTATACATGAATTGCTCTATCAAAACAAAGATTTAGCTCAGATGGATTTTAAAGAATATTTGTATAATCTCACTTCGAACCTTCTTCGTACTTATAGGGTTAACTCCGAGATTAACTTTGAAATAGAGGCCGATGCGATTTTTCTGACGCTTGATTCGGCTATTCACTGCGGTCTTATTGTCACGGAGTTGGTTACGAATTCGTTAAAATACGGATTTAAAGGACGCAATAAAGGTAATATCTATATTTCGATTAAGAATTTAGAAGAAGGTTTTGTTTTGACGGTTGAGGACGACGGGATCGGTTTTCCGGAGGAAATAGATTTTAATCAGACTGATTCACTTGGATTACAATTAGTGAATATACTTTCCGATCAAATCGGCGCGACCTTGACTCTGGATAGAACGGGAGGAACAAAGTTTAAGTTGACTGCCATGGATTGGAGCAGGGTAAAAAAATGA